The Anolis carolinensis isolate JA03-04 chromosome 2, rAnoCar3.1.pri, whole genome shotgun sequence genome contains the following window.
CGTTTCCGGCGAGTCCCCACAAGGCCACAGTCTGTGCAGTGGCAGGGTGGGCGCTCAGTGCTCCTGTGGATACGCTGGTGCCGCTCCAGGTGGGAGCTTTGTGAGAATCCCTTGCCACAGTCCTCACAGTTGTAGGGCTTGTCGCCAGCGTGGATGCGCTGGTGCCGGTCCAGATGGGAGCTCCATGCAAAGCTCTTACCACAGTCCTTGCAGGCATAAGGTTTGGCAGAGTCATCTGGATGGCGGGTCCGGCGGTGCTGAAGCAGGGCTCCATTCAGCCCAAAGCTCTTGCCGCAGTCTTTGCAGACATAGGGCTTCTCGGCCGCATGGTGAGCCCGCCGGTGCTTGGAAAGTGCCCCATTCTTGCCAAACCCTTTCCCACAGTCGTCACATTGGTAAGGTTTGTTGTTGGCTTTGCTCACTGGACTGTCTGGCTCAGCTGAGCAGCATTTGCAAGGGAGAGTCATTTGGGTGCTGCCGAAATGTGTCCTCCGGTGCCGGTCCAGGTGGGAGCTCCAGGCGAAAGCCCGGCCACAGTCCTCACAGACGTAAGGCTTTTCCCCAGTGTGGATGCGGCGGTGGCGCTCCAGGTGCGAGTTCCAATTGAATCCCTTGCCACACTCATCACACTTGTAGGGCTTTTCCTCCAAGTGTTGCTTTTGATGCTTGATGAGATGGGCTGGGAGACTGAAACTCTTGCCACAAACGTTGCACTCACAGGGCCGGGCCGGGCTTGGGCTGCCCTTCTTGCCTGCATGAGTGCGTTGATGCTGGATGAAGGCCGAGCCAACGCTGAAGCTCTTGCCGCATTCGGCGCAACGGTAGGGTTTGGTGCTGGTGTGCCGTCGCTGGTGGGTGACTAAAGTAGAATTGAGCCGGAAGCACTTGCCACATTCATTGCACTTGAAGGGTTTTTCTGTGCTGGTGTACAACCGTGAGCGCTTGCTGAAGCTGAAGCCATTGCCGCAATCATGGCACCGACTGGTGTGGCCTAGCAGTCCATGGTGGCCACGTGGTGAGAACTTCTTTAAGCCACGGTGAGTGAGTGATTTGCATTGCTTCTTCCCCAAGGGCTTCTTCAGCTGCTCACCTGAGCTGGGCTGGGCTGAGACATCTTTGCTGGCCTTCTGTTCAAACCCAAGAGTCCCCTCGGACTTTTCTGGTACTGAATTCTGCTGGGCATCCATCTTCCCAACTGTGATATCACCTTCATCACCATCTCCTCCGCCTCTTTTTTCTCCATCCTGTTGGGTCAcctcctctttctcccctccttcttcatCCTCATCCCCATGTTCATTGTCACCCACCATCCCATCATCTGCTGGAACAACGAGAGAATCCAGTAACTCCTGGGGTCTGGGAAAGGAAACTTGGAAAAAGGGAAATTGAAAAGACTGTCATGGGTTTATAGACCTAATATTACAACTCTTTTTTTAATTCTGTCAAAATATAATGTTGATTTTCCTCAACCGTACCTCTTCCCACACTTGAGTCTTGCTGGTGACATCCAAGACCCATCTAAGTACTCCAACCCATTTCCTATTGAGACCAACTAAATGCCTCTGGCCAGCCCAGTGGTTTTGAACCTGGGGTCCTGCgaagtttttagccttcaactcccagaaatcctaacatttggaaaactggctgggatttgtgggagttgtagggcaaaaacatctgggggccccaggttgagaaccactgggctagccagactccctccctccttccttccttccttccttccttccttccttccttccttccttccttccttccttccttccttccttccttccctcccccatcAAAAAATTTCCTGCCAAGACttattcagagagggtttgccatgGCCCTCCTacaaggctgagacagtgtgagtTACCCAAAGTCACTCATTGGTTTTCAATGGCTGAAGCTTGCTGGGTGTAATTTAAAATTCACCAAGACccctgtaataaataatataataaataaaactttatttatataccgccctatctcccagatgggactcagggcggtttccaatcataaaaacaacacaaacattgcataacaaacataataacacattattaagcaaagtaaaaatacaattgtagaaataaataacatttacatgacctgatcaaggggacgggaaccataagcccaatatattaaaatgtatcattttaagttagagaaatcttgtgcaatatattcaggcccagaaactTGTAAATAACACTAAGAATAAAAGGATTTTGAGCCCAAGGTTTTGTTCATGTTGTTGTAGTGTACCGGCACCAAAAGCCACTAACATTCCTTGCaagtgggttactgtgagttttccggtctgtatggccatgtttccccCACAGCTAAAgcggctgaggctgttaggaactgtgggagtagaagtccaaaacacctggagggcctaagtttgcccatgcctgttctaaactaTGATCTTTGTGTTCTCAGAGTAACCTGGAGGACCCGGCTCCACATCTGCAAGCAATTAAAGAGGAGCTGCAAAGAAAGGGACATTGCCTAGCAACCACCAAATCTGTACCtaatttcctttctccctcccctcaCCTGCTTCCTTTCTGCCTCGGTGACTCTCTGCATTTTCTGCTTAACCCGACTCCTTTCTAGATCTGGCAATTGACAGATGAGGAAGCAAACATTTTGCCTGGAATGTCATTATTCCTTTGACCAGCAAGTCGGGGTTCCCTCTTCCTTAGTTTCTTCTTCCAGCAAAGCTTTTCCATACCGACTCCCCTTGACATTTTTAGTAGTGTTGATCTTATTTAATTTCACTCCATCAACGATGTACTTCAGTAACTTCTCATATTAGCTGTGAACCACATTAGGTACTAACAGGATCTTGTGGAAGGTTTGGACCAATAATACACAtggacgttgttgttgttgttgttgtgcacctttaAACAGTGTCTGACGTATGGCGGTTCCAAGGCACCCCTATTGCAGGAATgtctggagctgagagtgtgtgacttgcccagtgtcACTCAATTGGTTTctgtggccaagcagggattcagatTGTTTACAGAATCATAGACTAACGCTCTaatcattacaccatgctggctttctacTACCAAAAATAAATACTGGCATTTCCCTCATAGTCCCTGGAAGTCCATTTCTGGTTCTCAAAAAATGCCTATTTTGATGTTAATCAGTACAGGGAGGCCGTATCAACTGTTCAAAAGGTTAATTGCTTCAATTAGGGACTTCCAGAAGCAGCAGTTCTCctttatgttggaaatagcaaccttcttcaagcctccactattTTTTGTTATGTATATACAGTTATTCAGATTACATACtgcattgtatatgtgtgtattggtatgcagttttccttaactctatgttgtgggaggggctgcagaccatgtgaccagaactgggactgttcaggactcagactccatttcagAAAGGCAGAAGCCATTCGAATTTCAATATAGAAAcagtgtagtgtctcagagacccctgagtcatgaccccgtcgccattatggatcagaccgaagaagagatggggtttctgccatttccgcacgattccgctcccttccagatgtcccctgttgacagttttagcccacagttaattaagaagggccttgactcacagcccggttcttcagagaacgctatgtttgaccgcaaattgttttgggaggcttcgCGCACGGAAAATCAGATTTTGAGGAGAAGCGCtcgattagcggagaaagcaagcgttaattaagccggttcccttgagagttctcagggaggattgcatctggcaagttgttgactttagtcattttcccttgggaaagagttcagacacctggctggagaagagagcaaagtcccataaaagttctgggcgccaactggcctttgcggtgttcaacgtgtcagttgagggattcacatcgactctagttctgcagcgcgctactctcgagtagaccagcATTGCATCTCggctccctgtcaagcctggacagcgattcagctttacctcgatcaactttgccttgccttgcatcctagcctcggatttgagccctggaactcttgatagatcttgccttaatccccactcaaacagcctaaaggtttgagtgtgtttcggttattggatttaaaactttgaactctaatactggacatctactttcatattactggactatatttgacctttcctgaaaggtctactgctggactatatactctgcttatttttagttgactcctttatttccttaataaagatattagattgtttattggccttcgtgtctgattcccagtgctcacactgcctgaggtgtcacaaaCAGTATGGTTTAGAAGTCagtatttttgttggcccttgtccTTCTTACTGGAAAGTTCTTCATCCCATCTTATCTGGAATGACAAATCTCTTGTTTATCAGTCTTCATCTGTTTGTGAGTCCAAAAGGATCCTTGCTACAGACTTTTTCTACACCCTGCAGGGTTGCTCTCATGTTGGGAGTGATAGGGTTATGGTGAATCCACTCCACTTTAAAGCAGCTACTGAGGGCACTGACCTTATTTAGGGGATAGTGTTTGACACCTTTGATACCTCCTTTAAAGGTCAGACAAATCCTGGAGTGGAACACCACCCCACTGACTCTCTGCTGAAAGAGAATGagtaaaaggaagaacaagagatGCATTgcagccttccacacagctgtacaaaatccacactgaaccggGTTATATGgtattgtggactcagataatccagttcaaagcagatattgtggattatctgccttgatattctgggttacagtatatggctgtgtgtaatggctccatggccccttctacactgccatataacccagattaagcagataatccacattatatgacagtgtagaaggggcctgagtgactTCCCAGAATAACAAATTACCTGATGTCAAGCCTCTCCTCCTGTGTGATTCAGCAAATGCAGTTAT
Protein-coding sequences here:
- the LOC100564641 gene encoding zinc finger protein 497 isoform X3, producing MQESYENVISLAEEIAISWPRITAFAESHRRRGLTSDDGMVGDNEHGDEDEEGGEKEEVTQQDGEKRGGGDGDEGDITVGKMDAQQNSVPEKSEGTLGFEQKASKDVSAQPSSGEQLKKPLGKKQCKSLTHRGLKKFSPRGHHGLLGHTSRCHDCGNGFSFSKRSRLYTSTEKPFKCNECGKCFRLNSTLVTHQRRHTSTKPYRCAECGKSFSVGSAFIQHQRTHAGKKGSPSPARPCECNVCGKSFSLPAHLIKHQKQHLEEKPYKCDECGKGFNWNSHLERHRRIHTGEKPYVCEDCGRAFAWSSHLDRHRRTHFGSTQMTLPCKCCSAEPDSPVSKANNKPYQCDDCGKGFGKNGALSKHRRAHHAAEKPYVCKDCGKSFGLNGALLQHRRTRHPDDSAKPYACKDCGKSFAWSSHLDRHQRIHAGDKPYNCEDCGKGFSQSSHLERHQRIHRSTERPPCHCTDCGLVGTRRKRHWGALLPCKCSDCGKNFLWRRPACSKCGRGGGEGVRHQGTQTGEKPYSCLDCGKCFAQNSALAKHRRMHTGEKPYKCNECDKSFSVRSNLLKHQRTHLGEKPYKCGDCGKGFIQKSDLTKHRRMHTGEKPYRCDVCGKCFSVSSNLIKHQRIHLGEKPYACGECGKAFIQRSELTIHQRTHTGEKPYKCSVCGKCFSRSSHLNRHQRTHSNDKGSGLAPATLLSTHTTKPASSLPVSAFSASFPSPGSLPMLPSFPSSPSPLPIPSLDLPWALSFPSRGFPHPSFPSPASSGAQASPLIN
- the LOC100564641 gene encoding zinc finger protein 497 isoform X2, whose protein sequence is MQESYENVISLAEEIAISWPRITAFAESHRRRGLTSADDGMVGDNEHGDEDEEGGEKEEVTQQDGEKRGGGDGDEGDITVGKMDAQQNSVPEKSEGTLGFEQKASKDVSAQPSSGEQLKKPLGKKQCKSLTHRGLKKFSPRGHHGLLGHTSRCHDCGNGFSFSKRSRLYTSTEKPFKCNECGKCFRLNSTLVTHQRRHTSTKPYRCAECGKSFSVGSAFIQHQRTHAGKKGSPSPARPCECNVCGKSFSLPAHLIKHQKQHLEEKPYKCDECGKGFNWNSHLERHRRIHTGEKPYVCEDCGRAFAWSSHLDRHRRTHFGSTQMTLPCKCCSAEPDSPVSKANNKPYQCDDCGKGFGKNGALSKHRRAHHAAEKPYVCKDCGKSFGLNGALLQHRRTRHPDDSAKPYACKDCGKSFAWSSHLDRHQRIHAGDKPYNCEDCGKGFSQSSHLERHQRIHRSTERPPCHCTDCGLVGTRRKRHWGALLPCKCSDCGKNFLWRRPACSKCGRGGGEGVRHQGTQTGEKPYSCLDCGKCFAQNSALAKHRRMHTGEKPYKCNECDKSFSVRSNLLKHQRTHLGEKPYKCGDCGKGFIQKSDLTKHRRMHTGEKPYRCDVCGKCFSVSSNLIKHQRIHLGEKPYACGECGKAFIQRSELTIHQRTHTGEKPYKCSVCGKCFSRSSHLNRHQRTHSNDKGSGLAPATLLSTHTTKPASSLPVSAFSASFPSPGSLPMLPSFPSSPSPLPIPSLDLPWALSFPSRGFPHPSFPSPASSGAQASPLIN
- the LOC100564641 gene encoding zinc finger protein 665 isoform X1 yields the protein MQESYENVISLAEEIAISWPRITAFAESHRRRGLTSVSFPRPQELLDSLVVPADDGMVGDNEHGDEDEEGGEKEEVTQQDGEKRGGGDGDEGDITVGKMDAQQNSVPEKSEGTLGFEQKASKDVSAQPSSGEQLKKPLGKKQCKSLTHRGLKKFSPRGHHGLLGHTSRCHDCGNGFSFSKRSRLYTSTEKPFKCNECGKCFRLNSTLVTHQRRHTSTKPYRCAECGKSFSVGSAFIQHQRTHAGKKGSPSPARPCECNVCGKSFSLPAHLIKHQKQHLEEKPYKCDECGKGFNWNSHLERHRRIHTGEKPYVCEDCGRAFAWSSHLDRHRRTHFGSTQMTLPCKCCSAEPDSPVSKANNKPYQCDDCGKGFGKNGALSKHRRAHHAAEKPYVCKDCGKSFGLNGALLQHRRTRHPDDSAKPYACKDCGKSFAWSSHLDRHQRIHAGDKPYNCEDCGKGFSQSSHLERHQRIHRSTERPPCHCTDCGLVGTRRKRHWGALLPCKCSDCGKNFLWRRPACSKCGRGGGEGVRHQGTQTGEKPYSCLDCGKCFAQNSALAKHRRMHTGEKPYKCNECDKSFSVRSNLLKHQRTHLGEKPYKCGDCGKGFIQKSDLTKHRRMHTGEKPYRCDVCGKCFSVSSNLIKHQRIHLGEKPYACGECGKAFIQRSELTIHQRTHTGEKPYKCSVCGKCFSRSSHLNRHQRTHSNDKGSGLAPATLLSTHTTKPASSLPVSAFSASFPSPGSLPMLPSFPSSPSPLPIPSLDLPWALSFPSRGFPHPSFPSPASSGAQASPLIN